The following are encoded in a window of Lactobacillus intestinalis genomic DNA:
- a CDS encoding ABC transporter ATP-binding protein — protein MALKIEHLTGGYTGVPVIKDINLEIKPGQALGLIGLNGAGKSTTIKHILGLLRPQKGTISLNGVVLRQQPTKFKQEVAYIPETSVLYPELTLKEHLELTMLSYNLDQEKAWKRAHELLKMFRLDDKLEWLPIHFSKGMRQKVMIVCAFLADTSLLVIDEPFTGLDPLAVANLIDLIKKAIADKKMVLMTTHVLADAQQAISNYAVLNNGTIEIIGSLKEIRTHYGLKPDDPFDQLYLALNREDNGHA, from the coding sequence ATGGCTTTAAAAATCGAACATTTAACAGGAGGCTATACAGGCGTTCCTGTAATTAAAGACATAAATTTAGAAATTAAACCAGGCCAAGCTTTGGGACTGATCGGTTTGAATGGGGCAGGTAAATCAACGACCATTAAACACATTTTAGGTTTACTTCGTCCGCAAAAAGGGACGATTTCTTTGAATGGCGTAGTTTTAAGACAACAGCCCACCAAGTTTAAGCAAGAAGTAGCTTATATCCCGGAAACTTCAGTTTTGTATCCGGAATTAACTTTGAAAGAGCATCTGGAATTAACTATGCTTAGTTACAATCTAGACCAGGAAAAAGCTTGGAAGAGAGCACATGAACTTTTGAAGATGTTTAGATTGGATGACAAACTGGAATGGCTGCCAATCCACTTTTCAAAAGGAATGCGGCAAAAAGTGATGATTGTGTGTGCGTTTTTAGCAGATACAAGTCTTTTGGTAATTGATGAGCCATTCACCGGGCTAGATCCACTGGCAGTGGCTAACTTGATTGATTTGATCAAAAAGGCCATTGCGGATAAAAAAATGGTTTTGATGACTACGCACGTTTTAGCTGATGCTCAACAAGCAATTTCAAATTATGCCGTCTTGAATAACGGCACAATTGAAATTATCGGCAGTTTGAAAGAAATTCGCACGCATTATGGCTTGAAGCCGGACGATCCATTTGATCAACTATATTTAGCTTTGAATAGAGAGGATAATGGCCATGCGTGA